A portion of the Motacilla alba alba isolate MOTALB_02 chromosome 19, Motacilla_alba_V1.0_pri, whole genome shotgun sequence genome contains these proteins:
- the MED13 gene encoding mediator of RNA polymerase II transcription subunit 13 isoform X2 translates to MSSCFVPNGASLEDCHSNLFCLADLTGIKWKRYVWQGPTSAPILFPVTEEDPILSSFSRCLKADVLSVWRRDQRPGRRELWIFWWGDDPNFADLIHHDLSEEEDGVWENGLSYECRTLLFKAVHNLLERCLMNRNFVRIGKWFVKPYEKDEKPINKSEHLSCSFTFFLHGDSNVCTSVEISQHQPVYLLSEEHLTLAQQSNSPFQDAGCALEDRGVLGPESVILSPFGLNGTLTGQSFKLSDSSTKKLIGEWKQFYPVTSNLKEGSEEKQEEMDWEDDSLAAVEVLVAGVRMVYPACFVLVPQTDIPAPSSVGAPHCSTACLGVHQVPASTRDPAMSSVTLTPPTSPEEVQTVDAQSAQKWVKFSSVSDGFISDSTSHHGGKIPRKLANQVVDRVWQECNMNRAQNKRKYSATSNGLCEEETADKVASWDFVEATQRTNCNCSRHKNLKPRNSGQQGQAPPVGPQQPAAPKHKTNEKQDKGDKPQKRPLTPFHHRVSISDDVAMEADSASQRLVMAAPDSQVRFANIRAGDGAKPPQLHGAELPGSPQPPPLSPHPCDGADEGVPKAPSTPQSQHFYQMPTPDPLVPTKAMEDRLDGLSQPFPAAFPEVIEPTVYVGTAVNLEEEEADTTWKYYKVPKKKDVEFLPPQLPSDKLRDDPVIPAGQENVTSVTELMVQCRKPLKVSDELVQQYQSKNQYLTAVATEADQEPEIDPYAFVDGDVEFLFPDSKKDRQNIEREVGKKHKAEDGTSSVTVLSHEGEDAMSLFSPSVKQDAQRLAAHARTASTSLFHETDLVVSYTDLDNLFNSDEDELTPGSKRTVNGTDDKSNCKEAKTGNLDPLSCISTADLHKMYPTPPSLEQHIMGFSPMNMNNKEYGSMDTTLGGTVLEGNSSAVGAQFRIEVDEGFCSPKPAEIKDYSYVYKPENCQALVGCSMFAPLKTLPSQCLPPIKLPEECIYRQSWTVGKLDLLPPGPAMPFIKDGDGSTMDQEYGPAYTPQTHTPFGMPPSSAPPSNGGAGILPSPSTPRFPTPRTPRTPRTPRGAGGPASAQGSVKYENSDLYSPASTPSTCRPLNSVEPATVPSIPEAHSLYVNLILSESVMNLFKDCNFDSCCICVCNMNIKGADVGVYIPDPTQEAQYRCTCGFSAVMNRKFGNSSGLFLEDELDILGRNTECGKEAEKRFEALRATSIEHGSGGLKEPEKLPDDLILLLQDQCTNLFSPFGAADQDSMAKVGAVSNLVRVEERDCCNDCYLALEHGRQFMDNMSGGKVDEALVKTTCLHHWSKRNVVDVSMQCSQDILRMLLSLQPVLQDAIQKKRTVRSWGVQGPLTWQQFHKMAGRGSYGTDESPEPLPIPTFLLGYDYDFLVLSPFALPYWERLMLEPYGSQRDVAYVVVCPENEALLNGAKSFFRDLTAIYESCRLGQHRPICKLLPDGIMRVGPTASKKLSEKLVTEWFSQTANANNDAFSKLKLYAQVCRYELGPYLASQPLDNSLLSQTNLVPPSSQAASALPPVTAPAANPNTPSSAPTAPTSSSITVTSSSAMSSAATTANSTLTTTAPSSSSGSLGSGIPTSKPSSFPPFSNMNSTTPASLPAQAAPVPNGQTGGQQQQPTLQTAGMSGDTAAAPAQPHPEVSESTMDRDKVGVPTDGDSHAITYPPAIVVYIIDPFTYEKKDENSSSSSLWTLGLLRCFLEMVQVLPPHIKNIISVQIVPCQYLLQPVKHEDRQIYTQHLKSLAFSAFTQCRRPLPTSTNVKTLTGFGPGLAMETALRSPDRPECIRLYTPPFILAPVKDKQTELGETFGEAGQKYNVLFVGYCLSHDQRWLLASCTDLYGEQLETCIINIDVPNRARRKKGSARRLGLQKLWEWCLGLVQMSSLPWRVVIGRLGRIGHGELKDWSCLLSRRNLQSLSKRLKDMCRMCGISAADSPSILSACLVAMEPQGSFIIMPDSVSTGSVFGRSTTLNMQTSQLNTPQDTSCTHILVFPTSASVQVASSTYTTENLDLAFNTNNDGADGMGIFDLLDTGDDLDPDIINILPASPGGSPVHSPGSHYPHGGDMGKGQGTDRLLSTESHDEVTNILQQPLALGYFVSTAKAGPLPDWFWSACPQAQNQCPLFLKASLHLHVPSVQSDELLHSKHSHPLDSNQTSDVLRFVLEQYNALSWLTCDPATQDRRSCLPIHFVVLNQLYNFIMNML, encoded by the exons GCTGATCTAACTGGGATTAAATGGAAGCGCTACGTGTGGCAGGGCCCAACGTCTGCCCCCATCCTGTTCCCGGTGACGGAGGAGGATCCCATCCTGAGCAGCTTCAGCCGCTGCCTCAAGGCCGACGTGCTCAGCGTCTGGCGCCGGGACCAGAGGCCCGGGCGCAGGGAGCTCTGGATATTCTGGTGGGGGGATGACCCCAACTTTGCTGACCTGATCCATCACGATCTCTCAG AAGAGGAAGATGGGGTTTGGGAGAACGGGCTGTCCTACGAGTGCCGCACTCTGCTGTTCAAGGCTGTTCACAACCTGCTGGAGAGGTGTCTGATGAACAGGAACTTCGTGCGCATCGGCAAGTGGTTCGTGAAGCCCTACGAGAAGGATGAGAAACCCATCAACAAGAG TGAGCACTTGTCCTGCTCGTTCACCTTCTTCCTGCATGGGGACAGCAACGTGTGCACCAGCGTGGAGATCAGCCAGCACCAGCCCGTGTACCTGCTCAGCGAGGAGCACCTCACCCTGGCCCAGCAGTCCAACAGCCCCTTCCAAG ATGCAGGTTGTGCTCTGGAAGACAGAGGAGTGCTGGGGCCTGAGTCTG ttATCCTGAGCCCCTTTGGGTTGAATGGCACGCTCACAGGGCAGTCCTTCAAGCTTTCTGATTCATCCACAAAAAAGCTGATTGGGGAGTGGAAGCAATTCTACCCTGTCACATCCAACCTGAAGGAGGGATCTGAggagaaacaagaagaaatggatTGGGAGGATGATTCTTTAGCTGCTGTTGAAGTCCTTGTTG CTGGTGTGAGGATGGTGTACCCGGCGTGCTTCGTGCTGGTCCCTCAGACagacatccctgctcccagctccgtGGGGGCTCCCCACTGCTCCACTGCCTGCCTGGGGGTCCACCAAGTGCCTGCTTCCACCAGAGACCCTGCCATGTCCTCGGTCACCCTGACGCCACCCACGTCCCCGGAGGAAGTTCAGACAG TTGATGCTCAGTCTGCTCAGAAATGGGTGAAGTTCTCCTCGGTTTCGGACGGATTTATCTCGGACAGTACCAGCCATCACGGTGGCAAAATCCCCAGAAAACTGGCCAACCAAGTGGTGGACAGAGTCTGGCAGGAGTGCAACATGAACAGAGCACAGAACAA GAGGAAGTATTCTGCTACATCAAATGGCTTGTGTGAGGAGGAGACAGCTGACAAGGTGGCATCCTGGGATTTTGTTGAAGCCACGCAGAGGACAAATTGCAATTGTTCAAG GCACAAAAATCTCAAACCAAGAAATTCAGGTCAACAGGGGCAGGCCCCACCTGTGGGCCCCCAGCAGCCGGCGGCTCCGAAGCACAAGACAAATGAGAAGCAAGACAAAGGGGATAAGCCACAGAAACGCCCTTTGACTCCTTTTCATCATCGCGTATCTATCAGCGACGATGTTGCCATGGAGGCGGATTCAGCGAGTCAGAGGCTCGTGATGGCCGCACCAGACAGCCAAGTGAGGTTTGCCAACATCCGAGCCGGCGACGGAGCGAAGCCGCCGCAGCTGCACGGGGCCGAGCTGCCCGGCtcgccgcagccgccgccgctcAGCCCGCACCCCTGCGACGGCGCCGACGAGGGGGTGCCCAAAGCTCCCTCCACGCCCCAGAGCCAACACTTCTACCAGATGCCAACGCCAGACCCCTTGGTGCCCACGAAAGCGATGGAAGACAGGCTCGATGGcctgtcccagcccttcccagccgcGTTCCCCGAGGTCATAGAGCCCACCGTGTACGTCGGCACCGCCGTCaatttggaggaggaggaagctgacACGACTTGGAAGTATTATAAAGTTCCAAAGAAAAAGGATGTGGAGTTCTTACCGCCCCAGCTTCCAAGTGATAAGTTGAGAGATGATCCAGTAATACCTGCTGGACAGGAAAATGTAACATCAGTTACAGA atTAATGGTGCAATGTAGGAAACCTTTGAAGGTTTCAGATGAACTGGTGCAACAGTATCAGAGTAAAAACCAATATTTAACAGCTGTAGCAACGGAAGCTGACCAGGAACCTGAAATTGATCCTTATGCCTTTGTGGATGGAGATGTGGAATTCCTATTTCCTGACAGTAAAAAGGACAGGCAGAACATTGAGAGGGAAGTGGGGAAGAAACACAAG GCTGAGGATGGGACATCCAGTGTTACAGTCCTGTCCCACGAAGGAGAGGATGCAATGTCTCTGTTTAGTCCTTCTGTCAAGCAAG ATGCCCAGCGCCTGGCTGCCCACGCGCGCACTGCCTCCACCAGCCTGTTCCACGAGACAGACCTGGTGGTGTCCTACACCGACCTGGACAATCTCTTCAATTCTGATGAAGATGAACTCACA CCTGGATCTAAACGAACAGTGAACGGCACTGATGACAAATCCAACTGCAAAGAGGCAAAAACAGGAAATCTAGACCCACTGTCATGCATAA GCACTGCAGATCTCCATAAAATGTATCCAACTCCCCCTTCACTGGAACAACATATTATGGGGTTTTCTCCAATGAACATGAACAATAAGGAGTATGGCAGCATGGACACTACACTTGGAGGAACAGTGCTGGAagggaacagctctgctgtgggagctcAGTTCAGAATTGAAGTGGATGAGGGTTTCTGCAGCCCCAAACCTGCTGAAATCAAG GATTATTCTTATGTTTATAAACCTGAGAACTGTCAAGCTTTAGTGGGATGTTCCATGTTTGCACCACTGAAGACTCTTCCCAGCCAGTGTCTTCCTCCCATCAAACTGCCCGAGGAATGCATTTACCGCCAGAGCTGGACTGTGGGAAAGCTGGATCTGCttcctccaggccctgccatgCCTTTCATCAAAGATGG CGATGGGAGCACCATGGACCAGGAGTACGGCCCTGCCTACACGCCCCAGACCCACACTCCGTTTGGGATGCCCCCGAGCAGCGCCCCTCCCAGCAACGGCGGGGCTGGAatcctcccctctccttccaCCCCTCGCTTCCCAACTCCCAGAACACCAAGGACTCCCCGCACGCCCCGCGGAGCCGGCGGGCCTGCGAGCGCGCAGGGCTCAGTGAAATACGAGAACTCCGACCTGTACTCCCCAGCTTCCACCCCCTCCACGTGCCGGCCGCTGAACTCGGTGGAGCCCGCCACGGTGCCTTCCATCCCCGAGGCACACAGCCTGTATGTGAATCTCATCCTCTCCGAGTCCGTCATGAACCTCTTCAAAGACTGCAACTTCGACAGCTGCTGCATTTGCGTTTGCAATATGAACATCAAAGGTGCTGATGTTGGAGTTTACATTCCCGATCCAACACAAGAGGCCCAGTATAGGTGTACCTGTGGTTTCAGTGCTGTTATGAATAGAAAATTTGGCAACAGTTCCGGGCTGTTTCTTGAAGATGAGCTGGATATTCTGGGGCGAAACACGGAGTGCggcaaagaagcagaaaaacgCTTTGAAGCTCTCAGAGCTACTTCCATTGAGCACGGCAGCGGAGGGCTGAAAGAACCCGAGAAACTGCCCGATGACTTGATACTGTTGCTGCAGGATCAATGCACCAACCTGTTCTCACCCTTTGGAGCGGCAGACCAAGACTCCATGGCCAAAGTTGGTGCTGTCAGCAACCTGGTACGTGTAGAAGAAAGGGATTGTTGCAATGACTGCTACTTAGCCTTGGAACATGGACGCCAGTTCATGGACAATATGTCAGGAGGGAAAGTTGATGAAGCACTTGTGAAAACTACTTGCTTGCACCACTGGTCAAAAAGAAATG TGGTGGATGTGAGCATGCAGTGTTCCCAGGACATCCTGCGCATGCTGCTCTCGCTGCAGCCCGTGCTGCAGGACGCCATCCAGAAGAAGCGAACGGTGCGCTCCTGGGGCGTGCAGGGACCCCTCACGTGGCAGCAGTTCCACAAAATGGCTGGGAGAGGCTCCTACG GAACCGATGAGTCCCCAGAACCACTGCCAATCCCAACATTTTTGTTGGGATACGATTACGATTTCCTGGTGCTGTCTCCATTTGCATTGCCCTACTGGGAGAGGCTGATGCTGGAGCCGTACGGATCTCAGCGAGACGTTGCTTACGTCGTGGTGTGCCCGGAGAACGAGGCTCTGCTCAACGGAGCCAAAAGCTTCTTTAGGGATCTGACCGCAATATACGAG TCCTGCAGGCTTGGTCAGCACAGACCTATCTGTAAGTTACTGCCTGATGGGATCATGAGGGTTGGCCCTACAGCCTCCAAGAAGCTGTCAGAGAAGTTGGTCACAGAGTGGTTCTCACAGACAGCCAATGCCAACAACGATGCGTTCTCCAAACTCAAACTCTATGCCCAAGTTTGCAGATACGAGCTGG gTCCTTATCTTGCTTCTCAGCCTTTGGACAATTCTCTACTTTCCCAAACCAACCTGGtccctccctccagccaggcagcctctgctctgcccccagtgacagcccctgctgccaATCCCAACACTCCGTCGTCGGCTCCCACGgctcccaccagcagcagcatcacagtGACCTCCAGCAGTGCCATGTCCTCTGCAGCCACTACAGCCAACTCCACCCTGACCACCACcgccccatcctcctcctctggcagcctgggcagtggcATTCCAACGAGCAAGCCTTCCTCATTCCCACCTTTCAGCAATATGAACAGTACcactcctgcctccctgcccgcCCAGGCTGCGCCAGTCCCAAACGGGCAAActggggggcagcagcagcagccaacactgcaaacagcagggaTGTCTGGAGACAcggctgcagcacctgcacagccccatccaGAGGTTTCTGAAAG CACTATGGATCGTGATAAAGTTGGAGTCCCCACAGATGGAGATTCACATGCTATCACCTATCCACCTGCAATTGTAGTTTACATAATTGATCCTTTCACATATGAAAAAAAGGATGAGAACAGCAGCTCATCCAGTTTGTGGACACTTGGACTTCTGCGCTGCTTTCTGGAGATGGTTCAGGTTCTTCCTCCCCACATCAAGAACATCATTTCTGTGCAG ATTGTCCCATGTCAGtacctgctgcagcctgtgaaaCACGAGGACAGGCAGATTTACACTCAGCATTTAAAATCTTTGGCATTTTCAGCTTTCACTCAGTGTCGGAGACCTCTCCCAACTTCCACCAATGTGAAAACCTTAACTGGCTTTGGCCCAGGGTTAGCCATGGAAACTGCTCTTAGGAGCCCTGAT AGACCTGAGTGTATTCGACTCTACACCCCTCCTTTTATACTGGCTCCAGTGAAGGACAAGCaaacagagctgggagaaaCCTTTGGAGAAGCTGGCCAGAAGTATAATGTGCTTTTTGTGGGCTACTGTTTGTCTCATGATCAGAGGTGGCTGCTTGCATCCTGTACAGACCTCTATGGAGAGCAGTTAGAAACTTGCATAATTAATATTGATGTACCAAACAG AGCTCGCAGGAAAAAGGGTTCTGCCCGCAGACTTGGTCTCCAGAAACTCTGGGAATGGTGCCTGGGACTTGTGCAGATGAGCTCTTTGCCATGGAGAGTTGTCATAGGCCGCTTGGGAAGAATAGGACATGGGGAATTAAAAG ACTGGAGCTGTTTGCTGAGCCGCCGGAACCTGCAGTCCCTGAGCAAGAGGCTGAAGGACATGTGCAGGATGTGTGGGATCTCTGCTGCAGACTCCCCCAGCATTCTCAGTGCTTGCTTGGTGGCCATGGAACCCCAGGGATCCTTCATTATTATGCCAG ATTCCGTGTCCACGGGCTCCGTGTTCGGGCGCAGCACCACTCTGAACATGCAAACGTCTCAGCTGAACACGCCCCAGGACACGTCCTGCACTCACATCCTGGTGTTCCCCACCTCTGCCTCCGTGCAGGTGGCATCGTCCACGTACACCACTGAGAACCTGGATCTGGCCTTCAACACCAACAATG atggAGCAGATGGAATGGGAATCTTTGACTTGTTAGACACTGGAGATGATCTTGATCCTGATATTATAAATAttcttcctgcctctcctggtGGATCCCCTGTGCATTCTCCAGGGTCCCACTACCCCCACGGAGGTGATATGGGCAAG GGTCAAGGCACAGATCGATTGCTTTCCACAGAATCTCACGATGAAGTAACAAATAtactgcagcagccactggccCTCGGTTATTTTGTGTCAACTGCCAAAGCAGGTCCCTTGCCTGACTGGTTTTGGTCAGCGTGTCCTCAAGCACAAAATCAGTGTCCCTTGTTTCTTAAG gCCTCTTTGCACCTCCACGTGCCTTCAGTGCAATCAGACGAGCTACTCCACAGTAAACACTCCCATCCACTTGATTCTAATCAAACTTCTGATGTGCTCAG gtttgtTCTGGAACAGTACAATGCACTCTCCTGGCTAACCTGTGATCCTGCAACCCAGGACAGACGGTCATGTCTCCCAATTCATTTTGTGGTGCTGAATCAGTTGTATAACTTTATCATGAATATGCTGTGA